The genomic stretch TCAGCGAATCCCCACCCTTGAGGCGCACGACTTTCTTGCCCGCCTGCGCGTCCTTGATGAGTAGCGCGTTGATTTCGTTTTGCGGGGTGTGCGCGCCACGCGGGATTTTCCCAACATTTATGCATTCCGCGTCCAACCCCTCTAGCAAAGTGGTCGGGGCGAGCCGATCATAGTAAATCACCTCGGCTTGACGCAGCGCTTCCAGACCGGCGACGGTAATCAGATCGGGGTCGCCCGGTCCGCCGCCAACCAGCGTGACACTTCCTGGTGCAAGGTTGATTTTCATTTTTCTCCTAGTTTTCCGCTGATTGCAGTAGCGTCAACATTGTGACTAATTTGCCGACTGCCGCCGAAATTGAAGCCTTCGGGTCTACCCCAGGTTTACCTGATGAGGTTTTCGAAAACGACGGTCTAATTACCAAACGCCACCAACGAGCAACCGCATTCGCTTTTCTGCGTCCGGCCTGCTCCCAGCTTATGTGGGATGTTGGTACTGGCTCGGGCGCGATGGCGATTGAATGGGCACGAGCCGCTAACCAAGCCCGAGCTGTCGGCATTGAGCGTGACCCGCAACGTGCCGCCAGAGCTAGACGTAATGTTGCCCGCCTAGCCCCTGGTCGCGTCGAAATTGTCGAAGGTGACGCACTGAGTCTGCTGGATTCCCTGCCTGACCCGGACGCGATTTTCATCGGCGGGGGAGCTAGCCGAGAGGTGATAGCGAAATGTTGGGCGCGTCTTAGTGCGGGTGGACGGATCGTCGTCCACGCGGTAACTGTCGAAACTGAGGTCGTCCTGGCTGAGGCGTTCAAAAAATGTGGTGGCCAACTATCAAGAATATCGGTGGAAGTTTCTGCGCCCATTGGACGGTTAACTGGCATGAGCCCGTATCGGACAGTCACGCAGTGGGCGGGTGAAAAATAGTTGCTGCTCATCGCCAGGCTTCAATTTGGTCTACAACTTCAGTCATCGTTGTTGGTGAACCAGGCAAGCCTAGCCGAGTTGCTAGCTCCAACTGCCAGGGACGCAGCAAGTGAGCTTGCGTAACTAGGTCGGCGTCTTTTAGCAGTTCTACTATCGGTCCTTGTGTTGTTTGCCCCTCGCACACAATCACTGCTTCATCCGCCCACGAAA from Vaginimicrobium propionicum encodes the following:
- the cbiT gene encoding precorrin-6Y C5,15-methyltransferase (decarboxylating) subunit CbiT — its product is MTNLPTAAEIEAFGSTPGLPDEVFENDGLITKRHQRATAFAFLRPACSQLMWDVGTGSGAMAIEWARAANQARAVGIERDPQRAARARRNVARLAPGRVEIVEGDALSLLDSLPDPDAIFIGGGASREVIAKCWARLSAGGRIVVHAVTVETEVVLAEAFKKCGGQLSRISVEVSAPIGRLTGMSPYRTVTQWAGEK